The following are encoded in a window of Paenibacillus polymyxa genomic DNA:
- a CDS encoding MntP/YtaF family protein, protein MANHWGALLLLAFALSLDSFGVGVTYGLRKMKIPLLSIAIISVCSGLVIGISMQLGALLSHVLSPVYTTVFGAVILICIGCYSLIQALHRKEDSPEDSAEASRRLLLTEQTDPVSRSVLGEKKSIEDADTESFLSSRKDLSAEASVEQQERTLFSLEFRKWGLVIRILRSPSAADMDRSGSISATEAVWLGIALSVDAFGAGLGAAMLGFQPLSTALAITLFSGTFLIAGMKAGFFLSAFRFMKALGVLPALLLIMMGILKLL, encoded by the coding sequence GTGGCTAATCATTGGGGAGCCCTGCTGTTACTGGCATTTGCGCTAAGTTTGGACAGTTTCGGAGTCGGTGTTACATATGGTCTGCGCAAAATGAAAATTCCACTGTTGTCGATTGCTATCATCTCCGTATGTTCAGGTTTGGTGATCGGCATATCCATGCAATTGGGCGCATTACTATCTCATGTTCTGTCTCCTGTATATACGACCGTTTTCGGCGCTGTCATCCTGATCTGTATCGGCTGTTACTCTTTGATTCAAGCTCTGCACCGCAAAGAGGATTCGCCAGAGGATTCAGCGGAAGCCTCTCGGCGGCTGCTTCTTACAGAACAGACTGATCCAGTGAGCAGATCTGTTCTTGGAGAGAAGAAGAGTATAGAGGATGCTGATACAGAGTCTTTCCTTAGCTCAAGAAAAGATCTGTCGGCAGAAGCTTCTGTGGAGCAGCAGGAGCGAACGCTATTTTCTCTGGAGTTCCGCAAATGGGGACTTGTTATTCGGATTCTTCGAAGTCCGTCTGCTGCGGATATGGACCGTTCCGGCAGTATATCTGCTACCGAAGCGGTTTGGCTGGGCATTGCATTATCGGTCGATGCGTTCGGAGCGGGACTCGGGGCAGCTATGCTTGGTTTTCAACCACTGTCTACTGCGCTGGCTATTACGTTATTCAGTGGAACATTTTTAATTGCAGGGATGAAGGCAGGCTTCTTTCTATCAGCATTTCGATTTATGAAGGCGCTGGGTGTATTGCCGGCATTATTACTGATTATGATGGGCATATTGAAGCTGTTATGA
- a CDS encoding GNAT family N-acetyltransferase, whose translation MSAKSFDIVAYQKQDHEAVCSLLVESFKAKFQSLVTLEDQAIQQLLMQVWVQNPYSTSMKQFVAKENEEVIGVLSLKWKPSSSSLPETTPISLAPLIKQFGCFNIFKFLTGMHALEYPPAADECYIDHLAIRSSHRNQGIGRRLLAFAQQFTVESGFHTLTLHVAHKNQGAIRLYHKLAFEVEQSKYNGLRHFWFKEPVWHLMSWKGTKLQSRREHH comes from the coding sequence ATGAGTGCAAAATCCTTTGACATTGTTGCATACCAGAAACAAGACCATGAAGCTGTTTGCAGTCTTTTAGTTGAATCGTTTAAAGCAAAATTTCAATCTCTTGTTACACTGGAGGATCAAGCTATACAGCAGTTGTTAATGCAGGTTTGGGTTCAAAATCCTTATTCTACATCTATGAAACAATTTGTAGCCAAAGAAAACGAAGAAGTTATCGGTGTTCTTTCTCTTAAATGGAAACCCTCCTCCTCTTCACTTCCTGAAACAACCCCCATTTCTTTGGCTCCGCTCATAAAACAGTTTGGTTGCTTTAATATATTTAAATTTTTGACAGGTATGCATGCGCTGGAGTATCCCCCCGCTGCAGATGAGTGTTACATTGATCATCTGGCAATTCGTTCAAGTCATCGTAACCAGGGAATAGGACGCCGTCTTCTAGCTTTCGCACAGCAATTTACGGTTGAATCTGGTTTTCATACATTGACGCTTCATGTAGCGCATAAGAACCAAGGGGCTATCCGTTTGTATCACAAACTGGCGTTTGAAGTAGAACAATCCAAGTATAATGGGTTACGGCATTTTTGGTTCAAGGAGCCTGTATGGCATCTGATGAGTTGGAAAGGAACGAAATTGCAATCGAGGAGAGAGCACCATTGA
- a CDS encoding lytic transglycosylase domain-containing protein, with protein sequence MNILRKKRVLLTLFVGFVLILFLNSNWMSWFYPIQYKDEIRQYSQTYEVDPFLVASIIRVETNFKTSKQSHKGALGLMQIMPNTANWIMDSAQIQKVPLDSVKHEPGTNIELGTWYLHNLSIKFQDNPVAIVAAYNAGPGKVQEWLDKGVWDGKEESIKQIPFGETRHYVQRVIYYYRQYTKIYNDF encoded by the coding sequence ATGAATATTTTGCGAAAGAAAAGAGTCCTGCTCACTTTGTTTGTCGGGTTTGTCCTGATCCTGTTCCTTAATTCAAATTGGATGTCCTGGTTTTATCCAATTCAATATAAGGATGAGATTCGGCAGTATTCACAAACGTATGAAGTGGACCCATTTTTGGTGGCGTCTATTATCCGTGTAGAAACCAATTTTAAAACCAGCAAGCAGTCGCATAAGGGTGCACTGGGCCTGATGCAGATTATGCCGAATACGGCAAATTGGATTATGGACAGCGCCCAGATTCAAAAGGTTCCGCTGGACAGTGTCAAGCACGAGCCTGGCACCAATATTGAGCTGGGAACCTGGTATTTGCATAACCTATCCATAAAGTTTCAGGATAATCCTGTAGCAATCGTAGCTGCTTACAATGCAGGGCCGGGTAAAGTTCAAGAGTGGCTGGATAAGGGAGTGTGGGATGGAAAAGAAGAGTCCATTAAGCAAATCCCTTTTGGTGAGACACGACATTATGTACAGCGGGTCATTTATTACTACAGGCAATACACGAAAATTTATAATGATTTTTAA
- the coaE gene encoding dephospho-CoA kinase (Dephospho-CoA kinase (CoaE) performs the final step in coenzyme A biosynthesis.) gives MNIGLTGGIATGKSTVSALLVAKGALLIDADAIAREVMLPGHPVLAAVIQHFGQAIVNNDGTLHRKKLGEIVFGDPAQRQALNDITHPAIREEMRMRMEAYEREQPDKLVLADIPLLYESGLESLYEEIMVVYVPRDIQLQRLMLRDGLTEEQAGLRLSAQMDIEQKKSLADIVIDNSGTQTETKRQIDQFWQRKGLA, from the coding sequence ATGAATATCGGATTAACCGGAGGTATTGCTACCGGAAAAAGCACCGTGTCGGCTCTTTTGGTCGCCAAAGGTGCGCTGCTGATCGACGCAGATGCCATTGCCCGGGAAGTCATGCTTCCGGGGCATCCGGTGCTGGCGGCGGTCATACAGCATTTTGGACAAGCTATAGTGAACAATGACGGAACCCTGCACCGCAAAAAACTGGGTGAGATTGTATTCGGAGACCCTGCCCAGCGGCAGGCACTTAACGATATTACACATCCTGCTATTCGTGAGGAAATGCGTATGCGCATGGAAGCATATGAACGGGAACAGCCGGACAAGCTTGTTTTGGCAGATATCCCGTTACTGTACGAGTCCGGGCTGGAGAGCTTGTACGAGGAAATTATGGTTGTGTACGTACCACGTGATATTCAGCTCCAGCGTCTGATGCTCAGAGACGGTCTGACGGAGGAGCAAGCTGGACTTAGGCTGTCCGCACAAATGGATATTGAACAAAAGAAAAGCTTGGCCGATATCGTTATCGATAATAGCGGAACACAGACTGAGACGAAGCGACAAATTGATCAATTTTGGCAGCGGAAGGGACTTGCATGA
- the nrdR gene encoding transcriptional regulator NrdR codes for MKCPYCAYNGTKVLDSRPANDNKSIRRRRECEQCARRFTTFEMVEETPLMVIKKDGSREEFSRDKMLRGLIRACEKRPVSVEQLDMIVSQVENAIRNTAATEVDSQQIGELVMEQLYPVDEVAYVRFASVYRQFKDINMFMKELKTLLSKDTASD; via the coding sequence ATGAAATGTCCGTATTGTGCCTACAACGGCACGAAAGTGTTGGATTCGCGACCTGCGAATGATAACAAGTCCATCCGTCGTCGCCGTGAATGTGAACAGTGTGCCAGGCGTTTTACCACCTTTGAAATGGTGGAGGAAACCCCGCTCATGGTTATCAAAAAAGACGGCAGCCGTGAAGAGTTTAGTCGTGATAAAATGCTGCGCGGTCTCATTCGGGCCTGCGAGAAGCGCCCAGTATCCGTCGAGCAACTGGATATGATCGTATCCCAGGTAGAGAACGCTATCCGCAACACAGCAGCCACAGAAGTGGATAGCCAGCAGATCGGTGAGCTGGTCATGGAACAGCTTTACCCAGTGGATGAAGTCGCCTACGTACGTTTTGCTTCCGTCTATCGTCAGTTTAAAGACATCAATATGTTTATGAAGGAACTGAAAACACTATTATCTAAAGATACAGCCAGCGACTGA
- a CDS encoding alpha/beta-type small acid-soluble spore protein: MAQGNNGNSNNLVVSRSSGALEQMKYEIAQELGISIPQDGYQGNMTSYENGSIGGYITKRLVTIAEQQLAGQYQ, encoded by the coding sequence ATGGCACAAGGAAACAATGGCAACTCCAACAATCTGGTAGTCAGCAGATCCTCCGGCGCTCTGGAGCAAATGAAATATGAAATCGCTCAAGAGCTGGGTATCAGCATTCCTCAAGATGGTTACCAAGGTAACATGACTTCCTATGAGAACGGTTCGATCGGGGGCTACATCACAAAACGCCTCGTAACGATCGCCGAACAACAATTGGCAGGTCAATACCAATAA